The following DNA comes from Janthinobacterium sp. TB1-E2.
CGCGCGAACAGGCTTTCGCGCAATAATCCGGTTACACGGGACAGCATGGTCATGCTGGAGATGGCGGCGAGGGTTTTAAGCAAGTTCATGGGGCCAGATTATAGCCGGGCGCGGTACCGTTAAACGGTTAAAATATGGTAACAATTGCCGCCGATTCGCCCTTGCCAGCCCCATTTTCACGTGTTTTTGGCGTGACACACGGTTTTTTGATTTGCCCCCGCTTGAAAATATCGCTATAATCGAAGGCTGTACAGAATTCTGTTACGCAGACACTAATGTTTGACAGGCACTGGTTTGGCACACATGGTTCGGCAGACGCACAGAACGCACCGGTTGGCAAACACTAATGTTTGCAAACGCACTTTGACCCTGTTTTAGGAAATTCCATGGCAAATACCGCACAAGCGCGCAAACGCGCTCGTCAAGCAGTTAAGCAAAACGCACACAATTCGTCCCAACGTTCGACCTTGCGCACGGCTATCAAAGCTGCTCGCAAAGCGATCCAGGGCGGCGACAAGGCAGCTGCTGCTGCAATCTTCCAAGCATCCGTGTCGACCATCGACCGTATCGCTGACAAGAAGATCATCCACAAAAACAAGGCAGCTCGCCATAAGAGCCGTCTGGCAGCTGCTTTGAAAGCACTGTCCGCTTAATATTCGCCAGCAGGCAAGCCACCACGGTGGCCTTGCCTGTGCCGGTACGCTGGCACTGGTTGAAAAGCAAAAACCCGCAGATTCGTTCTGGCGGGTTTTTTCGCGTTTTTATTCTGATTTTTAAGGCCGCATTCGCTAGCGGCCCGCCGCCATGGCCTAGCGCGCCGCCGGCAAGTTGCCGATGCTCATGCCCGGTTTAATGTTCTTTTGCTTGAACCAGCCCAGATGCATTTCCAGCGCATAGCGCACGGGCACGGTCTTCGTGGAGCAATGGCTGTCGAGCGTATGCGGCTGCATGTCTTCGATGTTGACGATCTTGCCGCTGGCATCGATAAAGGCCACCGACAGGGGCAGCGGCGTGTTTTTCATCCACATGCATTGCGTGGATGGGTTGCCAAAGACAAACAGCATGCCTGCATTGGCCGGCATCTTTTCGCGGTACATCAAGCCCTGTTCGCGCTGCTCTTCCGTGGCGGCCACTTCCGCCTGGATCAAATGCATGCCGGCCGACAGTTGCAAGCTCCTGGTTTGCGCCTGGGCCATGCTGGCGCAAGACAGCAGGGCGATGGACAGGCTGAGACGGCAAAGGGAATTTTTCATGGGGCGGGACGGTGGCTGCGAAGCGGCGATTAAGCCACGCTGGCGGCCGGCTGGTCAAGCATGCTGCCCGGCCGCATCGAAAGCGTGGGGTTACAGCAACATGCTCGCCGTCGTCAGCCCGGGACTGCGCTTATTTCACGGGCTTGCCTGCTTCAGCGGCCGGCTGCTTCGTCTTGCGCGCCTGGGGAATCAGGCGCGGCGCATCGGTTGCGGCCGATGCGTTGACGGAGGCGGACGCCGGCGGCACGGGCTTGCTGGCGTCGGTGGCGGCCGAGGCGTGGCTGGCTGCCGATGCGGGTGGCGGCTTGACGGCATCGGTCGCGGCGGATGCGTGCACCTGGGCGCCCGACTGGGCCAGTGCGGCGCCGGCAAGCAGGGAAGTGGCCAGGGTCAGTATTACTTTTTTCATCATCTTTCCTTTTCCGTCATGTTGAGGTCGGATGATTTTAATGCATTATCTAAAAATAAATAGTGTTTATTGGGAAATTCGCTACCGTCGCCGCTCTTTCTTGTGCTGCTTAGGCCTTGCCAATGTTTTCGGCTGGCACTTCGCACCATTCGCCGGGCATCAATGGATGGCTGGCCAGCGAGAACGGGCCGATGGCGCTGCGCACCAGGCGCAGGGTGGGCAGGCCGACGGCCGCCGTCATGCGCCGCACTTGGCGGTTTTTTCCTTCTTTCAAGGTGATCGCCAGCCACGAGGTTGGCTTGTCGGCGCGCGCGCGTATCGGTGGATTGCGGGGCCACAGCCAGTCCGGTTCGGCGATGCGCACGGCCTTGCACGGCTTGGTGATGAAGTCGCCCAGGTCCAGCGGCGCTTGCAGGCGCGCCAGGCTGGCCGCATCGGGCACGCCGTCAACTTGTACCAGATAGGTTTTTGCTTCCTTGCGGTCCGGGTGGCTGATTTCATGCTGCAGGCGGCCGTCGTCCGTCAGCAGCAGCAAGCCTTCGCTGTCGGCGTCGAGCCGGCCGGCCGGATAGATGCCGGGGATGGTGAGATGGTCGGCCAGGGTGGTGCGGCCGTCCTGCGGCGAAAACTGGCACAGGACTTGGAATGGTTTATTGAAGAGAATGAGTGGCATGCTGGATAAATGGATGCAAACGATGGTGGCTGCTGGTCGGCGCCGCAAAAGCGTGGCGCCCTGTAAGATACTGGTGCATAAT
Coding sequences within:
- the rpsT gene encoding 30S ribosomal protein S20 — protein: MANTAQARKRARQAVKQNAHNSSQRSTLRTAIKAARKAIQGGDKAAAAAIFQASVSTIDRIADKKIIHKNKAARHKSRLAAALKALSA
- a CDS encoding DUF192 domain-containing protein, with protein sequence MKNSLCRLSLSIALLSCASMAQAQTRSLQLSAGMHLIQAEVAATEEQREQGLMYREKMPANAGMLFVFGNPSTQCMWMKNTPLPLSVAFIDASGKIVNIEDMQPHTLDSHCSTKTVPVRYALEMHLGWFKQKNIKPGMSIGNLPAAR
- a CDS encoding pseudouridine synthase, with amino-acid sequence MPLILFNKPFQVLCQFSPQDGRTTLADHLTIPGIYPAGRLDADSEGLLLLTDDGRLQHEISHPDRKEAKTYLVQVDGVPDAASLARLQAPLDLGDFITKPCKAVRIAEPDWLWPRNPPIRARADKPTSWLAITLKEGKNRQVRRMTAAVGLPTLRLVRSAIGPFSLASHPLMPGEWCEVPAENIGKA